ATGATTTCGCCCAGGTGCTGGCCGCCTACTGGCGTGCCTTCGATACCAGCGACGAGACTCTCAAGTCCGACGCCATCCGCTGGCTGCGCGGCGAGTTCACCACTCGCACCGACGCCCGGGCCGCCCTGGGCGTGCGTGCCATTGTGGAAGACGCCTCGGTCTATGATCACCTGAAACTCATGGCCCGCTTCGTTCGCCTGGCCGGGTACAAGGGCCTGGTGCTCTGCCTGGACGAACTGGTGAACCTGTTCAAGCTGGCCAACACCCAGGCCCGCCGCTCCAACTACGAGCAAATCCTGCGCATCCTCAATGACAGTCTTCAGGGCGAAAGCGTCGGCCTGGGGTTCCTCATGGGCGGCACGCCGGACTTCCTCATGGATCCCCGCCGCGGCCTGTACAGCTACGAGGCCCTGCAATCCCGCCTGGCCGAAAACACCTTCCTGCAGGAAGGCATGGTGGACTGGACCAGCCCGGTCCTGCGGCTGGCCAATCTCCAGCCCGAAGACATCTACGTGCTGCTGCACAAGCTCCGCCACGTGCAGACCCTGGGCAAAGAAAGCGAACAGCTCCTGCCAGACGAAGGCATCCAGGCCTTTCTGGTCCACTGCGGCCAGACCATCGGGGATGCCTACTTCCGCACCCCGCGCCAGACCATCCGGGCCTTCCTGAACCTGTTGGCCGTGCTGGAACAGAATCCGGGCAGCGACTGGCGGCAACTGCTGGGCAAGATCTTTATTGAACAGGATCATGAGCCCACAATTACCTCTGGTGATGACGAGGGCGATCAGGCCGGCGAGGACTCCCTCGCCGCCTTCAAGCTGTGAGCATGCCCTCCGCCTTTGAACAACTGGACCGGCGGCTGCAACGCTGGATCTGGCGGCAAGGCTGGCCGGGCCTGCGCCCCGTGCAGGAGGAGGCTGTGGCCGCCATCCTGCCGGCCGATGCCGATGTGCTTATCGCAGCCGCCACGGCTGGCGGCAAGACCGAGGCCGCCTTCCTGCCGGTGCTCAGCGCCGTGGCCGGTCGAGGCGATCACGACGGCAACCCAGGCGGCGGCCCTGGGATCCAGGTGCTGGCCTTGAGCCCCCTCAAGGCCCTGATCAACGACCAGCATCGCCGGCTGGAGGAGCTGGCCGAGGTGGTGGGGATGCGCTGCCATCGCTGGCACGGCGACGTCCCCGGCGCACGCAAATCGGCCCTGCTCAAGCACCCGGAAGGCATTCTCTACATCACTCCGGAATCCCTGGAAGCCTTGTTTGTCCGGCACGGCACGGGGCTGCGCCGGCTGTTCGGCGCGCTGGCCTTTGTTGTGGTGGACGAACTACACGCTTTTATCGGCTCCGTGCGCGGCAAGCAGCTGCAGTCCCTGCTGCACCGGGTGGAGCGCGTTGCCGGCCGGACCATCCCGCGGGTGGCACTCTCCGCCACCCTGGGTGATATGCAACTGGCCGCCACGTTCCTGCGCCCGGACGGCGCCCTGCCCTGTCGGCTTCTGGAAGCTGCAGGGGGCGAGCGCACCCTGCTCCTGCAGCTCAAAGGGGTGGAGGTTCGTGCACCCAGGCTCGACAATCTTTCCCGCGAGGAAAAGGCCAAGGCCAGGGATGAAGCGGAGAACGAAGCCGTGACCAACATCGCCCGGCACCTCTACGCCACGTTGCGCGGCACGCACAACATGGTCTTCGCCAATGCCAAGCGTGATGTGGAAGCCCTGGCCGACGCCCTGCGCATGGAAAGCCTCGCCGCTCGCGTTCCCAATGAGTTCTTTCCACATCACGGCAGTCTTTCCAAAGAATTTCGTGAGGATGCCGAAGCCCGCCTGCGGGACAAGCAACGGCCGGCCACGGCCGTCTGCACCAACACCCTGGAGCTGGGCATTGATGTGGGCAGCGTGACCGGTATCGTCCAGATGGAATGTCCCCCTTCGGTGGCCGCCCTGCGCCAGCGTCTGGGCCGCTCGGGACGCCGGCAGGGCGAGCCTTCCATCCTGCGGGCCTTCTGTCGGGAAGAGGCGATCACCTCCACCTCGACCTTGCGGGACCGCCTGCGTGGTGGGCTGGTGCAAGCCTGCGCCATGCTCGAACTGCTGCTGCAACACTGGTACGAGCCGCCAGACCTGGAGCGTCTGCATCTTTCCACCCTGGTTCAGCAGCTGCTCTCGGCCATCGCCCAGCACGGCGGCCTGACGGCCATGGCTGCCTGGAAGCTCCTGTGCGCCGAAGGGCCGTTCCACCAGCTCACGCAAGGGCAGTTCGTCTCCCTCTTGCGGGCCCTGGGCGAGCAGGAGATTCTCGCCCAGGCTGGCGACGGCGCGCTCCTGCCCGGTGCGTTTGGCGAAAAACTCATCAACCATTACACATTTTACGCCGCCTTTTCCACACCAGAGGAGTACCGCCTGGAACACAACGGCAAGACCGTGGGCATGCTACCCGTCATCTCGGTGGTGCGACCGAACGATTTTCTCATCTTTGCCGGCAGACGCTGGCTTGTGCTGGATGTGGATGCGGAGCGCAAGGTCATCTCCCTGAAACGGGCCAGTTCCGGCCGAGCCCCGGCATTTTTGGGCGATGGCTTCATCATCCACGATCGCGTGGTGGAGACCATACGCCTATGCTACGGCATGCCCGAGCCACCACGGTATCTGGACGCCACAGGCCGGCACCTGTTTTTGCAAGGGCAGGCAACCTTCCAGGATCTGGGCCTTGTATCGCAGCAAGTTGTCGTGCAACCCAGTGGTGTGACTCTTTTCCCCTGGGCTGGCACCCTTGCCCTGCAAACCTTGCGCATGCTGTTGCAGGATCAGGGACTCAAGGTGGAGGAACTGCGTATTGCCCTGGACGTCCTTGCTCCACCCGAGGCCGTGCGCGAAGCCCTGGCGCATCTCGCCGCGCAGACAACCGTCGATCCCATCGCCCTGGCCGCCGGCGTGCCTCTCAAAGCACGCGAAAAATACGACGCGTTTCTGGGAGAGGCCCTGCTCAATGTCGAATTCGCCTCCCGTGCCCTGCGCATCCCCAAGGCCCTGGCCCTGGCCCGCACCCTGGCGGATGACACGGGGTGGGCAAAGCATTAACAGCAAGTTCAGGGCAACATGCTTGGAGGCCTCCTTGACCTGCCGGCTTTCTTCGGACCACTGATTACTTGAGAGTGGCGCTCCGGTTTTGGCCCGTCGCGGTCGTTTCCCTGTATGCCGTCGGGGTCATGTTGCCCAGGCTGGAGTGCGGGCGCACGGTGTTGTAGTGCCGCCGCCACCCCTCAATGACTGCCTTGGCCTCCGCCCGGCTGCGAAACCACTCCATGGACAGGCATTCGTCGCGAAACTTGCCGTTGAAGCTCTCGGCTGTGCCATTTTGCCACGGCTTGCCCGGATCGATCAACGCCGAACTCAGGGATCCTTTTGCCGCCCAGCGCAGTAGGGCCGTGGAGACACACTCCGGCCCGTTGTCCGACCGCAAGTGCTGCGGGTGCCCGGGTTCGCTGACCAGCCGGGCAGGAAGCCTTACCGTTTAGCCACCAGCGCCACCGGCTCGCGATCTGCCTCCCGCAGGGTGCCCACCATCTGCTCGTCCGTGAATCGACTGTTCCTCATGGCTCCCTCGTTTCCTTCTGGGGCCAACTTTCTCAAGTTTCAACTGGTCTGCAAAGGGCCGGAGGGGTCACCACAGTTGACAAACACAATAGACC
This sequence is a window from Megalodesulfovibrio gigas DSM 1382 = ATCC 19364. Protein-coding genes within it:
- a CDS encoding DEAD/DEAH box helicase, producing MPSAFEQLDRRLQRWIWRQGWPGLRPVQEEAVAAILPADADVLIAAATAGGKTEAAFLPVLSAVAGRGDHDGNPGGGPGIQVLALSPLKALINDQHRRLEELAEVVGMRCHRWHGDVPGARKSALLKHPEGILYITPESLEALFVRHGTGLRRLFGALAFVVVDELHAFIGSVRGKQLQSLLHRVERVAGRTIPRVALSATLGDMQLAATFLRPDGALPCRLLEAAGGERTLLLQLKGVEVRAPRLDNLSREEKAKARDEAENEAVTNIARHLYATLRGTHNMVFANAKRDVEALADALRMESLAARVPNEFFPHHGSLSKEFREDAEARLRDKQRPATAVCTNTLELGIDVGSVTGIVQMECPPSVAALRQRLGRSGRRQGEPSILRAFCREEAITSTSTLRDRLRGGLVQACAMLELLLQHWYEPPDLERLHLSTLVQQLLSAIAQHGGLTAMAAWKLLCAEGPFHQLTQGQFVSLLRALGEQEILAQAGDGALLPGAFGEKLINHYTFYAAFSTPEEYRLEHNGKTVGMLPVISVVRPNDFLIFAGRRWLVLDVDAERKVISLKRASSGRAPAFLGDGFIIHDRVVETIRLCYGMPEPPRYLDATGRHLFLQGQATFQDLGLVSQQVVVQPSGVTLFPWAGTLALQTLRMLLQDQGLKVEELRIALDVLAPPEAVREALAHLAAQTTVDPIALAAGVPLKAREKYDAFLGEALLNVEFASRALRIPKALALARTLADDTGWAKH
- a CDS encoding ATP-binding protein: MSTKPSAPSKPAIKPKDRDAILQSLRAGVAPRVGLQHIQVGRVDEIKALVADLERIADGGSGIRFIIGEYGSGKTFFLHLIRAIALERGLVTCHADLAPDRRLHASGGQARNLYAELLRSMATRTKPQGGALPSVVERFVTSAMQEAASGSVSPEAIIRERLAALQEMVGGYDFAQVLAAYWRAFDTSDETLKSDAIRWLRGEFTTRTDARAALGVRAIVEDASVYDHLKLMARFVRLAGYKGLVLCLDELVNLFKLANTQARRSNYEQILRILNDSLQGESVGLGFLMGGTPDFLMDPRRGLYSYEALQSRLAENTFLQEGMVDWTSPVLRLANLQPEDIYVLLHKLRHVQTLGKESEQLLPDEGIQAFLVHCGQTIGDAYFRTPRQTIRAFLNLLAVLEQNPGSDWRQLLGKIFIEQDHEPTITSGDDEGDQAGEDSLAAFKL